TACCATTGGTTACCCGACTTGGTTCACTCTTTGCCAGCCGTGTCGCAGCTAGCCTACTTACCGCGGTTGGGTTACCCGAGTTGGTGACTGAAACCAATGAAGACTATTATCAGTTAGCCCTCTCACTGGCCAATGACCTGGCAAGAATTCAGCAGCTCAAAGATAAACTGGCCGCCAGCAAAACCACTTCACCACTATTTAATACCGAACAGTTTACCCGGGATTTAGAGCGGTTGTATCGAGCTATATGGCAACAGCATTGTGAAGAAAATGCGGAACGGAATCCGATAGTTTTGCAAAGCGAATAATCAATTTTCTGAAGTGAAAAGGCGCTCTTCTGCATGGAGGGCGCCAATAAAAATATTCGGGTGTCCACTTCCCTATATTTAGGACAGATCATAAACATACATTATGGTCATCAGGAGAAAATATTTGAAACCACTCTGAGTGTTATACTAATAAAGTTTCATTACGACGAGATAACTTTCCAATACCCCGCCTTTGTCGAGCCGACCCTTTCCAGAAACTTCAACTGCTGCAAAGTATTAAGATGATGTTCAACCGTTGGTGCTAACTTGCAGCTTTTCCGCAACCATGGTCATCGTCATCGTTGGGCTTTGTTTCAATAGGTTCTGTCAGGTACTGTTCTACCTAGTTCTTCAACCATAAGGATGGATACTTGTTGCTTTTGGCTCTCTTCTAATAACCTTTGTTTTTTGTTCTCTACGCTCAGTAGTCGGACAACGCCCCAATCGCCTTATTTATTTTATTTTTTTAGCTTAAGCCTTGCATTTTAAAGTGAAATTTGCGGGAAGCATCCGATTGTTATCTGTATGAGATTACCCACTATTGGGCTAGAATAACGATAGAAGAATATTTTAACGCCGGTCGCGCCACAAGTGACGTGCAAACCCATATTTTCTCCTGTATCAACCTTATCTTTATCATAAGGCTTCATCGCCTCACGGGCTTTAGTGGAAAGTGACTTTGCAGGCTGTTTGTCTCTCATGGTTACTTCACTTTAAGATAACTAAATGATAGATAACACTAATTTCAAAAATGATCGGTTTTTATTTTATATGTTAAATTATGTCATATTCAACTAAACACCTA
Above is a window of Limnobaculum parvum DNA encoding:
- a CDS encoding Arm DNA-binding domain-containing protein codes for the protein MRDKQPAKSLSTKAREAMKPYDKDKVDTGENMGLHVTCGATGVKIFFYRYSSPIVGNLIQITIGCFPQISL